The genomic window TAAATGACAATTTGTTCACACCCTTAATTCTTCTCTTCTTATATTATAGGACTGTTCATGGAAAAAGGAAAATACGTTCTTTTTTTATAAGATCTAATAAAAATTTATAGTAGAGGATTAAACATATTTCAGAAAGTTTGTCCATAGAATGGTAGAAAACGTATTGATTTTAGCTGAGATAAGAAAGGCGTAAGCACCTTTATTTCAGCGGTAAGGAAGGATGATTATGAAAATCCAGCCCTATTTCGCAACATTATTTGATAGTTATTTTATTGCTCTCGGGGTAGTCATTGGCGGTTCGATTATTGGGAGCTTTTCAGCGTTTCTTACAGGAAAGCCACCTTTAACAGAAGCTTATCGAATCTCTAACATTATTAGAATTTGGGCAATTATTGCAGCAATTGGCGGAACATTTGATACCCTTTATAGCTTTGAAAAAGGTGTATTAGATGGTCAAACAAAAGATTTATTCAAACAATTCTTATTAATTCTTTCTGCTTTTGGAGGAGCTCAAACTGGTGCTATGCTTATCATCTGGCTAACTAAGGAGCATATATAATGAGGATTCCACCGTACTTTTCTAGACCAGTCTGGCAGCGCTTCTTTGCTGGAATGGCCATAGGTGGAATAGTCAGCTGGTTTATTTTTCTATATATATTTGGCGAATGGAATGAGAAATACAGCAAGGAAATACAAAAGCAAAGAGAAGATATTGCTGATCTAACAAATGATATAAAAATCTGGCAGGAAGACTACAAAGAACTAAATAAATTAAATAGTCAAAAGCTTATCGTTCAAGATATTAAAGTAAAAATCCAAAACAGCGATAAATATAAACTAGATTCATTTAGTGTTTTTGAAATTGAAGATGAAATAATTGAAGATATTAAAATGATGAAGGCAAAGGATATTGAAACCATTTATAAAAGCAGTGATTTAATCAAAAAAATTATTGAGAATAAGGTTTTTAAAGTGAACGAAAAGCGTTATCGTGTTGAAATTAGACAAATGGTGATCTATACAACCTTATCTATTAAAGTGGATATTAAGCTTGATTAATAAATTTCAAGGGTCAGATCCTTCTTGCAAAATCATTTGCATATGGGAGCTGACCCTTTTCTTGCTATTTGCCTTCTAGCCCATACATGCTTCTTCTAAGTCCTTGATAACCAGATCCATATCATTCCAAGAGTAGATCGAGGCTCCTGCGGCAAGCGGATGTCCTCCTCCATTGTAATTTCTGGCAATATCATTAATGATTGGACCTTTTGAACGGAGGCGAACTCTTATTTGGTCCTCCTCCTCGATAAAGAACACCCATGCCTTAATGCCTTTAATAGACCCTAGAGCCCCTACTAGAAGCGAGGCCTCTGATGCCTTTACTTGAAATTCCTCTAATAATTCCTTTTTTAGAACCATTGAAACAGCACCATGTTTTTTCACTTCAAAGTTTTGAAGAACGTATCCATTTAACTTAACAACATTTGGCGATAATTCATACATTTTGTCAAACAACTCTGGCCGTGAAAAATTGTAGTGAATAAGCTCACCAGCATAGGCAAAGGTTTTATCTGATGTGCTCGGGAAGAGAAAGCGTCCTGTATCCCCTACAATTCCTGCGAATAATAATCTAGCTGCTTCATCAGACATTTTTAAGCCCTTATCCTTGCCAAAAAGGTAAAATTCATAAATCATTTCACTGACTGAGCTGGCATCTGTATCTATCCACATCATGTCCCCATACGGGTCAACATTTGGATGATGGTCAATTTTTATTAATTTATCCCCTAAGTGGTATCTGTCATCACAAATCCGTTCGGCATTTGCCGTATCACAAACAATGACTAAAGCCCCTTCATATGCATCATTTGGGATATCATCGAGTCTCCGAAGATAGTAGAGAGTTTCTTCTTCTCTTCCAACGGTATAAATTGTCTTTTCGGGAAATGATGCTTTTAGAATTTCAGCTAGGCCTCCCTGAGATCCATATGCGTCTGGATCTGGACGAACATGTCTATGGATGATAATGGTTTCATATTCTATTATCGTGTTTAATATTTTCTCTTTCATTGTCTGCTCCTTTATGATCATCTAATTTTATTTTACTCCTTATAATAAAGAAAAAAGAGCATGCTCTGGCATTTTTTCTGATAAAAAGTTAAAATAGCTTCAGAGTAATGAAAAAATGGAGGTTTAATTAAACATGCCAGCGTTAGTTATATTAATTACAATCGCACTTTCATTTTATCTATATTACAAAGTAAAATTTGTTCGCTGTAAGAAACCAGCTGAGAAAAAGTGGATATCTTCTAAATCTAGTATGGCTTTAGGTGTTTTTATCGGACTGTATGGATTAAACCAGTTTTTCCTAAATGGAAATACAATTACTTATATTGTCGGTGGAGTCTTTTTTCTACTAGGTGTCTTTACTATTTTTAGCGGCCTCAAAGCCTATAAATATTATTTGCCGATTGCCGCGAATGAAGCTAAAGAATAAAGTTTTTTTAAAGCCGCTCCTTAATGGAACGGCTTTCTTCTTTGTCTAGCTCCACAGGGAAGGCTTCGGCAGCATAAACTTCGCACGACTAAACGCTAGCTTTTAGGAAGAGCGCCTATCCGCTTTTCAAGTTATCTCTCAATCAATTGGCACATCATCATGGCCTTCCCAACGAGAACACCCTCATTGTAGACTTCCACATCAACTTTCCCGAATTTTCGTCCAACTTCTAGTACACGTGGATAAATCTCTAGCATACTCTCAATTTGTACGGGTTTAAGGAAATAAATAGTCATATTCTCTACAACTAAGTCACCTTTTTTATAATTCCTCAGCACTCGATTGGCCGCTTCTGAAACGATAGTTGTAAACACCCCATAAGAAATGGTACCGAGATGATTGGTCATCTGCGGTGTAACTTCGCAGCGGTACACATCTTCTCCTTTTGTCTTCCCCCTCATTAGCACAAGTTGATTGGTAACAATATCATCAATCGTTTCACCGACTTGGGGCTGACGCTGAATCATTTGGAGTGCCTTTAACACATCTTGTCTGGTAATGATGCCCTCCAGCCGATTCGAATCATCAACTACCGGGAGGACTTCAATTCCTTCCCAAACCATCATATGTGAGGAGGAAGCGACACTTGTTTGCTTCCCGACAGTCATTGGGTTTTTGGTCATTAGCTTATCAATAGGAGTTTCAGGGTCATGCCCCATAATATCCTTAGATGTAACCATACCAAGTACCTTTAAATTTCTATCGACTACTGGGAACCGCCCATGATTGGTTTCTTTATTATAATTCAGCCAATCTGAAACTTTATCAGTTGGTTTGAGGTATACCGTTTTTTCAAGAGGGGTTAATATATCCTCTACAAGAACAATCTCCTTTTTAATCAGCTGATCGTAAATAGCCCGGTTAATCATTGTTGCTACAGTAAATGTATCATAGCTGCTTGAAATGATCGGGA from Bacillus sp. DTU_2020_1000418_1_SI_GHA_SEK_038 includes these protein-coding regions:
- a CDS encoding YtrH family sporulation protein — its product is MKIQPYFATLFDSYFIALGVVIGGSIIGSFSAFLTGKPPLTEAYRISNIIRIWAIIAAIGGTFDTLYSFEKGVLDGQTKDLFKQFLLILSAFGGAQTGAMLIIWLTKEHI
- the ytrI gene encoding sporulation membrane protein YtrI gives rise to the protein MRIPPYFSRPVWQRFFAGMAIGGIVSWFIFLYIFGEWNEKYSKEIQKQREDIADLTNDIKIWQEDYKELNKLNSQKLIVQDIKVKIQNSDKYKLDSFSVFEIEDEIIEDIKMMKAKDIETIYKSSDLIKKIIENKVFKVNEKRYRVEIRQMVIYTTLSIKVDIKLD
- a CDS encoding bifunctional oligoribonuclease/PAP phosphatase NrnA; protein product: MKEKILNTIIEYETIIIHRHVRPDPDAYGSQGGLAEILKASFPEKTIYTVGREEETLYYLRRLDDIPNDAYEGALVIVCDTANAERICDDRYHLGDKLIKIDHHPNVDPYGDMMWIDTDASSVSEMIYEFYLFGKDKGLKMSDEAARLLFAGIVGDTGRFLFPSTSDKTFAYAGELIHYNFSRPELFDKMYELSPNVVKLNGYVLQNFEVKKHGAVSMVLKKELLEEFQVKASEASLLVGALGSIKGIKAWVFFIEEEDQIRVRLRSKGPIINDIARNYNGGGHPLAAGASIYSWNDMDLVIKDLEEACMG
- a CDS encoding YtpI family protein; its protein translation is MPALVILITIALSFYLYYKVKFVRCKKPAEKKWISSKSSMALGVFIGLYGLNQFFLNGNTITYIVGGVFFLLGVFTIFSGLKAYKYYLPIAANEAKE
- a CDS encoding CBS domain-containing protein yields the protein MATKHEQILQYIDELPVGEKISVRQIAKALSVSEGTAYRAIKDAENKGYVSTIERVGTIRIERKKKENIEKLTFAEVVNIVDGQVLGGRDGLHKTLSKFVIGAMKLDAVMRYTDAGSLLIVGNRTQIHESALKAGAAVLITGGFDTEEHVKKLADQLQLPIISSSYDTFTVATMINRAIYDQLIKKEIVLVEDILTPLEKTVYLKPTDKVSDWLNYNKETNHGRFPVVDRNLKVLGMVTSKDIMGHDPETPIDKLMTKNPMTVGKQTSVASSSHMMVWEGIEVLPVVDDSNRLEGIITRQDVLKALQMIQRQPQVGETIDDIVTNQLVLMRGKTKGEDVYRCEVTPQMTNHLGTISYGVFTTIVSEAANRVLRNYKKGDLVVENMTIYFLKPVQIESMLEIYPRVLEVGRKFGKVDVEVYNEGVLVGKAMMMCQLIER